A genomic stretch from Pararhizobium sp. IMCC21322 includes:
- a CDS encoding transporter substrate-binding domain-containing protein has product MLRSLSKYGIAAALLCASGSIAFADKLQDVLDRGYLIAGSGSTNAPWHFKDENNDLVGFDIDMLRLIAKGLFDDPTKVEFVNQSGDARIPNLATDKVDVACQFMTVTAGRAQQVEFTIPYYREGVGLMLMANGDYKSHDELLAAGDDVTVSVLQNVYAEEMVHAALPDANVDQYDSVDLMYQALNSGRSAAAATDQSSLSWFMAQNPDRYLDAGYGWNPQSYSCAVKPGDQRWLNFVNSVLHEAMTGVEFNTYAASFKQWFGAELSPPQIGFPVEFK; this is encoded by the coding sequence ATGCTGAGAAGTCTGTCTAAATATGGAATCGCCGCAGCTCTGCTATGCGCATCAGGAAGCATCGCATTTGCAGATAAATTGCAGGATGTACTTGATCGCGGATATCTGATCGCCGGGTCAGGAAGCACCAACGCGCCCTGGCACTTTAAGGACGAGAACAACGATTTGGTTGGTTTTGACATCGACATGTTGCGTCTGATCGCAAAAGGTCTGTTCGATGATCCGACCAAAGTCGAGTTCGTCAATCAGTCCGGGGATGCGCGCATCCCCAATCTGGCGACTGACAAGGTGGATGTTGCCTGCCAGTTCATGACTGTCACCGCAGGTCGCGCCCAGCAGGTCGAATTCACTATTCCCTATTATCGCGAAGGTGTTGGCCTGATGCTGATGGCCAATGGCGACTATAAAAGCCACGATGAACTTCTGGCTGCGGGCGACGATGTGACCGTTTCAGTTCTGCAGAATGTATATGCCGAAGAAATGGTGCATGCAGCCCTTCCCGACGCAAATGTTGATCAATATGATAGCGTTGATCTGATGTATCAGGCGCTGAATTCAGGCCGCTCTGCAGCGGCCGCAACCGATCAATCCTCGCTGAGCTGGTTCATGGCCCAAAACCCGGATAGGTATCTGGATGCTGGCTATGGCTGGAACCCGCAAAGCTATAGCTGTGCTGTGAAGCCAGGTGACCAACGCTGGTTGAACTTTGTGAACTCTGTACTGCATGAAGCCATGACCGGTGTTGAATTCAACACCTATGCGGCATCGTTCAAACAATGGTTTGGCGCTGAATTGTCTCCGCCGCAGATCGGATTCCCGGTAGAGTTCAAGTAA
- a CDS encoding amino acid ABC transporter permease, translating to MEYDFNFAAVWRDFDLLMAGLGLGLILAVISIAIGCLIGLLAAFGMLSRNRIIRFASTAYVSAIRNTPILVLILFTFFALPQLGIRFGKIESFIITLSVYSGAYLTEVFRAGLIALPSGLREAGLSIGLTEFRTKLYLIVPVMFRNVLPSLSNNFISLFKDTSLAAAIAVPELTFYARKINVETFRVIETWLVASLLYVVACYVIAAILRRIETRLAIPG from the coding sequence GTGGAGTACGATTTCAACTTTGCAGCGGTATGGCGGGACTTTGATCTGCTGATGGCAGGTCTTGGATTGGGATTGATCCTGGCCGTTATATCCATTGCAATCGGTTGTCTGATTGGTCTGCTGGCTGCCTTCGGAATGTTGTCGAGGAACCGGATCATCCGGTTCGCCTCGACGGCCTATGTATCAGCAATACGGAACACACCAATTCTCGTGCTGATCCTGTTTACCTTTTTCGCTTTGCCACAACTCGGCATCCGCTTTGGCAAAATTGAATCTTTCATTATCACGCTATCAGTCTACTCGGGCGCATATCTCACAGAGGTTTTCCGGGCCGGTCTCATAGCCCTGCCCTCCGGATTGCGCGAAGCCGGCCTGTCAATCGGGCTGACAGAGTTCCGCACCAAGCTCTACCTCATCGTGCCGGTGATGTTTCGCAATGTCCTGCCGTCACTCAGCAACAATTTCATTTCGCTGTTCAAAGACACTTCACTTGCCGCCGCAATCGCGGTGCCTGAACTGACATTCTACGCGCGCAAGATCAATGTGGAAACATTTCGGGTGATTGAGACCTGGCTGGTCGCGAGCCTTCTATATGTGGTTGCCTGCTATGTCATCGCCGCGATCCTGAGACGGATCGAAACACGACTTGCGATTCCAGGATAG
- a CDS encoding amino acid ABC transporter permease, whose amino-acid sequence MELIQASEAIWGARWPIVEGIGNTLFISLISILVGTILGVVVGLLLTYGSTFIRFFVRLYSDFLRGTPVFVLILACFYILSVIGIQLTAIQAGIFALTLFCSSHVGEIVRGALQAIPRGQTEAAKSVGLTFRTTFFSVLLPQALRQILPTWVNTATEIVKASTLLSIIGVVELLLSVQQVISRTYLSLELYFFAGFMFFLINFTIEKIGRFVERKVAIPT is encoded by the coding sequence ATGGAACTCATTCAAGCATCAGAAGCCATATGGGGCGCACGCTGGCCAATCGTGGAAGGCATAGGAAACACACTCTTCATTTCACTGATTTCAATTCTGGTCGGCACCATTCTGGGCGTTGTGGTGGGGCTGCTGCTGACATATGGCAGTACATTCATTCGCTTTTTCGTGCGCCTGTATTCCGACTTTCTACGCGGAACACCCGTCTTTGTGCTGATCCTCGCCTGCTTCTACATTCTGTCTGTCATTGGCATTCAACTGACGGCCATTCAGGCAGGTATTTTTGCGCTAACACTGTTTTGCAGCTCACATGTTGGAGAAATTGTACGTGGCGCGCTGCAGGCTATCCCACGCGGACAAACCGAAGCTGCCAAATCGGTTGGACTGACGTTCCGCACAACATTCTTCTCTGTCCTGTTACCGCAGGCCCTGAGACAGATACTGCCCACATGGGTCAACACAGCCACAGAGATCGTCAAAGCGTCCACATTGCTGTCGATCATTGGCGTCGTGGAATTGCTGCTCTCCGTCCAGCAGGTGATTTCCCGAACCTATCTCAGTCTTGAACTCTATTTCTTCGCCGGTTTCATGTTCTTCCTGATCAATTTTACGATTGAGAAGATCGGGCGATTTGTAGAGCGCAAAGTCGCAATCCCCACTTAA
- a CDS encoding amino acid ABC transporter ATP-binding protein: MSAPVLEITNLHKRFGDLEVLKGIDLTMHKGDVVSLIGSSGSGKTTLLRCVNLLEQYEDGTVSIGGEQIGYTVKNGKRTLLPEKQIARQRAMTGMAFQHFNLFPHMTAIGNVMLGLIKTRGMDKDQAYSTAEKWLQRVGMHERRDHFPGQLSGGQQQRVAIARAIAMNPQLMLFDEVTSALDPELVNEVLSVVRDLANDGMTMLLVTHEMQFAHDVSSKVIFMQDGTIGEEGPPEKLFKHPKSERLAAFLKSSKF; this comes from the coding sequence ATGTCTGCTCCGGTCCTGGAAATAACAAACCTGCACAAACGGTTTGGCGACTTGGAAGTGTTGAAAGGCATTGATCTGACGATGCACAAGGGCGATGTCGTCAGCCTGATCGGCTCCAGCGGATCAGGTAAGACCACGCTGCTGCGTTGCGTCAATCTGCTGGAACAGTATGAAGATGGAACTGTGTCAATTGGCGGAGAGCAGATTGGCTACACCGTGAAAAACGGCAAGCGCACGCTGCTGCCGGAAAAGCAGATCGCACGGCAAAGGGCCATGACCGGCATGGCCTTTCAGCATTTCAATCTGTTTCCTCATATGACCGCCATTGGCAATGTGATGCTGGGTCTTATCAAAACCCGTGGCATGGACAAGGATCAGGCATATTCCACAGCTGAGAAATGGCTGCAAAGGGTTGGAATGCATGAAAGGCGCGACCATTTCCCGGGACAGCTGTCAGGTGGTCAGCAACAACGGGTGGCCATAGCCCGGGCAATCGCAATGAACCCGCAATTGATGCTGTTCGATGAGGTCACGTCTGCGCTGGATCCCGAATTGGTGAATGAAGTTCTGTCAGTGGTCCGCGACCTTGCAAATGACGGCATGACCATGCTGCTTGTGACCCATGAAATGCAGTTTGCCCACGATGTATCAAGCAAAGTTATCTTCATGCAGGACGGAACTATCGGTGAGGAAGGTCCTCCGGAGAAACTCTTCAAACACCCAAAGTCAGAGCGACTGGCTGCGTTCCTCAAGAGCTCAAAATTCTGA
- a CDS encoding RidA family protein → MTIKRYGVDEAKGSGQQKLPFAKATKADGWLYVSGQTPMVDGEIIDGGIVAQANQAIRNMIEILETAGYTTADIVRIGVWLDDSRDFWSFNKVFAQYFGDHPPARACVQSAMVVDCKVEVDCIAYRKTS, encoded by the coding sequence ATGACAATCAAACGGTACGGAGTTGACGAAGCTAAGGGATCCGGGCAGCAAAAGTTGCCATTCGCCAAGGCAACGAAAGCAGACGGTTGGCTGTATGTCTCAGGACAAACACCAATGGTGGATGGCGAGATTATTGATGGCGGCATTGTTGCGCAGGCAAATCAGGCCATCCGCAATATGATAGAAATTCTTGAGACGGCTGGTTACACGACGGCAGATATTGTCCGCATTGGAGTCTGGCTGGATGATTCCAGGGATTTTTGGAGCTTTAACAAGGTCTTTGCGCAGTATTTTGGAGACCACCCCCCTGCACGCGCCTGCGTACAGTCGGCTATGGTGGTTGATTGCAAAGTCGAAGTCGATTGCATTGCTTACCGCAAGACAAGCTGA
- a CDS encoding IclR family transcriptional regulator: MPQTPATTTKSRARGLERAFAIIHYLHLGKEPKRPIEIAVGMEAPKSSVYELVGILTSLGVLERTDTEGRVFLGRKLHHWGLSYIENFDLTRFAQPMLEFITEKTRETSQLCMVDGDKYTVVMMNEGSRQFRISADVGQRIPLPWTASSRLLLAHLSDAEILDFVPDEDFVLPDGSTLETQDFISSIRSAQNDSFFSFDSLADTYTHCFAAPVYDGSGQCMSTLCLIAPKQDATSNFQMYRDVLTRAASDLTNALKSGPEQNIQAAE; the protein is encoded by the coding sequence TTGCCGCAGACACCAGCAACCACAACAAAGAGCCGTGCCAGAGGGCTGGAACGGGCTTTTGCCATTATTCACTATCTGCATCTGGGCAAAGAGCCCAAGCGGCCGATTGAGATTGCAGTTGGCATGGAAGCGCCGAAATCATCGGTCTATGAATTGGTTGGCATCCTGACCAGCCTGGGTGTTCTGGAACGGACAGACACTGAAGGCCGCGTGTTTCTGGGCCGCAAGCTGCACCATTGGGGATTGAGCTACATCGAGAATTTCGATCTCACCCGATTTGCCCAGCCCATGCTTGAATTCATAACAGAGAAAACCAGAGAAACCTCGCAACTATGCATGGTTGATGGTGACAAATATACGGTCGTCATGATGAATGAAGGCAGTCGGCAGTTTCGCATCAGCGCCGATGTCGGTCAGCGGATTCCCCTTCCCTGGACGGCCTCCAGCCGCCTGCTTCTGGCTCATCTGTCAGATGCAGAAATTCTGGACTTTGTTCCTGATGAGGATTTCGTTCTGCCGGATGGTTCCACACTGGAAACACAGGATTTCATCAGCAGTATCAGATCTGCGCAGAACGATAGTTTCTTCTCATTTGACAGCCTGGCCGACACATACACCCATTGCTTTGCAGCCCCCGTTTATGACGGCTCGGGCCAGTGCATGAGCACGTTATGTCTGATCGCACCAAAGCAGGATGCGACGTCGAATTTTCAGATGTATCGGGATGTACTTACACGGGCCGCAAGCGATCTGACCAACGCATTGAAATCAGGACCTGAACAGAACATTCAGGCAGCTGAATAG
- a CDS encoding MotE family protein → MKDVRLLPILMVACSAMLALKFLGFINLPGSVWQEFAGTTNVFAQEAEAGADQADATGDMTMVPGMEASIVEGLPARNTELSILESLRGRRKELMQREEELQLRENLIEAAEGRLESRIGQLEALEQRLQAATEAELGARKEELRGLVTMYETMKPKEAARIFDRLQMDVLIDVVLAMNPRKMASVLASMNPEAAQRLTIEMAKVGRRDTPSGIDQLPKIGG, encoded by the coding sequence ATGAAAGATGTCCGTCTGTTGCCAATCCTGATGGTGGCATGCTCAGCAATGCTGGCGCTTAAGTTTCTGGGTTTTATAAACTTGCCAGGATCTGTGTGGCAAGAATTTGCTGGCACAACGAATGTGTTTGCGCAGGAAGCTGAAGCTGGGGCAGATCAGGCAGACGCGACTGGTGATATGACCATGGTGCCGGGTATGGAGGCATCCATTGTAGAAGGTCTGCCGGCCCGTAACACTGAATTGTCAATCCTTGAAAGCTTGCGCGGTCGGCGCAAAGAGCTGATGCAGCGCGAAGAGGAACTGCAACTTCGCGAAAACCTCATTGAAGCAGCGGAAGGTCGTTTGGAGAGCCGCATTGGGCAATTGGAGGCTTTGGAACAACGCCTGCAGGCCGCGACCGAGGCTGAGTTGGGCGCGCGCAAGGAGGAATTGCGCGGGCTTGTGACGATGTATGAAACCATGAAGCCCAAAGAAGCTGCCCGCATCTTCGATCGCCTTCAGATGGATGTCCTGATTGATGTCGTACTTGCCATGAATCCGCGAAAAATGGCGTCTGTTCTTGCGAGTATGAACCCGGAAGCTGCGCAACGGCTCACCATCGAAATGGCAAAAGTGGGACGCCGGGATACACCAAGTGGCATTGACCAACTTCCCAAAATTGGCGGCTAA
- a CDS encoding DUF6468 domain-containing protein: MMGLAIDILVSVLLVVTIGYAAVLNRRLKRLRDEEDIMRATVQELINSSALADRALKELRAMAETSDAVLKARLMEAETMTGRLDQATERSNTALSRLGAAGVPIPAAPKATIREQAEQLAATGSKSETASVAVSPAFANLRESALRLSARAQQ; this comes from the coding sequence ATGATGGGCCTTGCGATTGATATCCTGGTTTCCGTTCTTTTGGTTGTTACCATTGGTTATGCTGCTGTGCTGAACAGACGTCTGAAACGTCTTCGTGATGAAGAAGACATCATGCGCGCCACGGTGCAGGAGTTGATAAACAGCTCTGCTCTGGCGGACCGCGCCTTGAAGGAGTTGCGGGCGATGGCCGAAACTTCCGATGCTGTGCTGAAGGCACGTTTGATGGAAGCAGAAACAATGACCGGGCGGCTTGATCAGGCAACAGAGCGAAGCAATACAGCGCTCTCTCGTCTTGGGGCTGCCGGTGTTCCAATCCCGGCTGCGCCCAAAGCCACTATACGCGAACAAGCTGAGCAACTGGCTGCGACAGGATCAAAATCGGAAACAGCCTCTGTTGCGGTCAGCCCGGCTTTCGCCAATCTGCGTGAATCTGCTCTCCGCCTGTCTGCAAGAGCACAGCAATGA
- the fliM gene encoding flagellar motor switch protein FliM, translated as MEEKAQKKDDMSDWDEALTEQGAEADGGEEGGWADLVDKGEDDAPTKRGAERILNQEEIDNLLGFSPDDGVLGEQNGIRALINSALVSYERLPMLEIVFDRLVRLTTSSMRTFTSDNVEVSLESISSVRFDDYLNSIPLPAILSVFRAEEWDNFGLITVDSNLIYSIIDSLLGGGRGMQAVRVEGRPYTTIEMNIVRKLIEIILGDAENAFQPLTPVKLNLERLETNPRFAAITRPNNAAILVELRVDMEDRGGRVQMLLPYVTIEPIRDLLLQMFMGEKFGRDAIWEGHLASEVYAAEIEVDAVLVEQEMSLRDVMALQPGHTVMFDVSPQDPIEIKCGDAALTKGIMGRIDDAISLKISRSLKRPKMSLAAFENAAQTNSEVG; from the coding sequence ATGGAAGAAAAAGCCCAAAAAAAAGATGATATGTCCGACTGGGATGAGGCGCTGACCGAACAGGGCGCTGAAGCAGATGGTGGTGAAGAGGGCGGTTGGGCCGATCTTGTCGATAAGGGCGAGGACGATGCGCCTACCAAACGTGGCGCGGAGCGCATTCTCAACCAGGAAGAAATAGACAATCTTCTCGGCTTTTCGCCGGATGACGGTGTGCTGGGCGAACAAAACGGCATACGCGCGCTGATCAATTCCGCGCTGGTGTCCTATGAACGTCTTCCGATGCTGGAGATTGTGTTTGATCGTCTGGTGCGTTTGACCACTTCAAGCATGCGTACCTTCACGTCTGATAACGTCGAAGTCTCTTTGGAGTCAATATCTTCGGTCAGGTTTGATGACTATCTGAATTCAATTCCATTGCCAGCAATCCTGTCTGTCTTCCGCGCTGAGGAATGGGATAATTTTGGGCTGATCACTGTCGATTCCAACCTGATCTACTCGATCATAGATTCCCTTTTGGGCGGTGGTAGGGGTATGCAGGCTGTTCGCGTGGAGGGGCGTCCCTACACGACGATTGAAATGAACATCGTTCGCAAACTGATAGAGATTATTCTGGGCGATGCCGAAAATGCGTTTCAACCGTTGACGCCTGTGAAACTCAATTTGGAACGGTTGGAAACGAACCCGCGCTTTGCGGCCATCACACGCCCCAACAACGCAGCGATTCTTGTTGAGTTGCGGGTGGATATGGAAGACCGCGGTGGCCGCGTGCAGATGCTGCTGCCTTATGTCACAATTGAGCCAATCCGAGATCTGCTCCTGCAGATGTTCATGGGTGAGAAATTCGGGCGTGATGCGATCTGGGAGGGCCATCTGGCCTCTGAGGTCTACGCTGCGGAAATCGAAGTGGACGCTGTTCTGGTGGAACAGGAAATGTCGTTGCGCGATGTCATGGCGCTGCAACCTGGCCATACGGTCATGTTTGATGTTTCGCCTCAGGATCCGATTGAAATCAAATGCGGCGATGCTGCTTTGACAAAAGGTATTATGGGGCGGATTGACGATGCTATTTCGCTGAAAATTTCACGTAGTCTGAAACGTCCTAAAATGTCCCTTGCAGCGTTTGAGAATGCAGCACAAACCAATTCTGAGGTTGGATAA
- a CDS encoding flagellar basal body-associated FliL family protein, which produces MSDVTADAIDDAEEGNEETPPKGGKLKKILMIAVPVVLLLGGGGAYMMGVFDGGSSMTADTPQPPKRVYFLDLPDLTVNLSSVEQRAQFLKLSVSLEVADKATLQAIEPFMPRVLDAFQVYLRELRTSDLEGSAGIFLLKEELQRRIELAIHPAKINDILFKEILIQ; this is translated from the coding sequence ATGAGCGACGTTACTGCCGACGCTATTGATGACGCAGAAGAAGGTAATGAGGAAACACCCCCAAAGGGCGGTAAACTCAAGAAGATCCTTATGATTGCGGTGCCTGTTGTGCTTCTGCTGGGCGGCGGCGGTGCCTATATGATGGGTGTGTTCGATGGTGGATCGTCGATGACTGCGGATACGCCTCAGCCACCGAAGCGGGTTTATTTTCTGGATTTGCCCGACTTAACCGTTAACCTTTCATCAGTGGAGCAACGCGCTCAGTTTCTGAAACTGTCCGTGTCACTGGAAGTTGCCGACAAAGCCACTCTCCAGGCGATCGAACCCTTCATGCCACGTGTGCTTGATGCCTTTCAGGTCTATCTGCGGGAGTTGCGGACAAGTGACCTTGAAGGTTCTGCTGGCATCTTCTTGCTGAAAGAAGAGTTGCAGAGGCGCATCGAGTTGGCAATTCACCCAGCCAAAATCAACGACATTCTGTTTAAGGAAATTCTGATCCAATAG
- the flgF gene encoding flagellar basal-body rod protein FlgF, whose translation MENAELIGLSRQTALRRQMDVVANNLANISTSGYKAERSLFSEYIMPVAEATSFGMGDRDLSYVWDRGTMTDFASGSVKLTGNPLDVALSEDAFFVIETEAGLRYTRNGAFQINPEGFLTNSEGMPVQGEGGPITFNNDETDISIAADGTISSSAGVKDKLQAVTFDSPQLLSREGNSLFAGEGANPAQAAFTQGALEGSNIKGVTEITEMIQVSRAYQSLANMLKRIDDLRQGAVQKLGSVQA comes from the coding sequence ATGGAAAACGCAGAACTCATCGGTCTGTCACGGCAAACTGCCCTGAGACGACAAATGGATGTTGTCGCCAATAATCTGGCGAATATCAGCACCAGCGGGTACAAGGCCGAGCGCTCCCTGTTCTCCGAATACATCATGCCGGTGGCCGAAGCGACCAGCTTCGGTATGGGAGATCGTGATCTGTCATATGTCTGGGATCGCGGGACAATGACTGACTTTGCATCCGGTTCTGTCAAACTCACCGGAAATCCGTTGGATGTTGCGCTGTCTGAAGATGCATTCTTCGTGATCGAAACCGAAGCTGGCCTGCGATACACGCGCAACGGAGCATTCCAGATCAACCCGGAAGGGTTTCTCACCAACAGTGAGGGCATGCCCGTCCAGGGTGAAGGCGGCCCCATCACCTTTAACAATGACGAAACTGATATCAGCATCGCAGCAGATGGAACGATCTCCTCCAGCGCGGGTGTGAAAGACAAGCTGCAGGCTGTCACATTTGACTCCCCTCAATTGCTGTCACGTGAAGGCAACAGCCTGTTCGCTGGTGAAGGCGCAAATCCCGCTCAGGCAGCATTCACGCAAGGGGCGCTTGAGGGTTCCAACATCAAGGGTGTGACCGAAATCACCGAGATGATCCAGGTCAGCCGTGCCTACCAGTCACTCGCCAACATGTTGAAACGGATTGATGACCTGCGTCAGGGCGCAGTTCAAAAGCTTGGCAGCGTTCAAGCATAA
- the flgG gene encoding flagellar basal-body rod protein FlgG: protein MKALSIAATGMLAQELNVEVISNNIANMRTTGFKRSRAEFQDLLYQNLRRPGSSTSDAGTMVPAGVEIGSGVKTTATPRIMSQGSVQATERELDVAIRGEGFFTITLPDGRTAYTRDGSFERDATGTIVNVNGYTVGSGIVIPENSRGVTINSQGEVQAFLDNDVSATTLGTIQLVNFTNKVGLEAIGDNLYLETDASGTAQLGNPEDPGYGNLIQAHLEMANVNAVTQISDLIAAQRAYEMNSRVIKAADEMLSSTANLR, encoded by the coding sequence ATGAAAGCCCTCAGCATCGCAGCCACAGGAATGTTGGCCCAGGAATTGAACGTAGAAGTCATTTCCAACAACATTGCTAATATGCGCACGACCGGCTTCAAACGCAGCCGCGCCGAATTTCAGGACTTGCTATACCAGAACCTGCGTCGCCCTGGCTCCAGCACATCCGACGCTGGAACCATGGTTCCAGCGGGCGTGGAAATTGGGTCTGGTGTCAAGACCACAGCCACTCCGCGTATCATGTCTCAAGGCAGTGTCCAGGCCACCGAGCGCGAATTGGATGTTGCCATTCGTGGCGAAGGTTTTTTTACAATTACGCTTCCTGACGGTCGGACTGCCTATACCCGAGACGGTTCTTTTGAGCGGGATGCGACGGGCACCATCGTCAATGTGAATGGTTACACGGTGGGAAGTGGCATCGTCATTCCGGAAAACTCACGCGGGGTAACAATTAATTCGCAAGGTGAAGTACAGGCGTTTTTAGACAATGACGTTTCGGCAACAACGCTCGGCACAATTCAGTTGGTCAATTTCACCAATAAGGTCGGATTGGAAGCGATTGGCGACAATCTGTATTTGGAAACGGATGCCAGCGGAACAGCTCAACTTGGAAATCCGGAAGACCCCGGATACGGGAATTTGATTCAGGCGCATCTGGAAATGGCAAATGTGAACGCCGTCACCCAGATATCGGACCTCATTGCCGCTCAGCGTGCCTATGAAATGAATTCACGGGTTATCAAAGCCGCTGATGAAATGCTCTCTTCCACCGCAAACTTGCGCTAG
- the flgA gene encoding flagellar basal body P-ring formation chaperone FlgA — MKIIYCLLSLLAATLASLVSISVVRAESIAVLKPVVTVASEIVTLGDLFHDAGLYSETAVFRAPDLGKSGTVDTHTVTMAAARAGLSDVDVAGIQEVEVRREARMITSQDISVILQLEIARRLNIANWEDISMRFSDAIWSVPADALSAEPVSIVSLNLSSPLTSQNGLSRFEVLLSIDQGNRQQKHRLRGTALPMSEVTVLTRPIARGEVIRRGDLETQRVPRSRAQRMEPAFPDNLIGFEARRAMRPGVPISANDVRPPTLVARNDRVVIELRTGRLAISADGRAMEAGAEGDTISVINSHSKRVIDAKVIGRGRVELKLRKPTNLANLREVAQ, encoded by the coding sequence ATGAAAATTATCTACTGCCTCCTCAGTCTCCTTGCCGCCACCCTCGCCTCACTTGTGTCAATCAGTGTCGTGCGTGCAGAGAGCATCGCCGTTCTGAAGCCCGTCGTGACTGTTGCCTCGGAAATCGTGACATTGGGCGATCTGTTTCACGATGCTGGTCTGTATTCTGAAACCGCCGTTTTTCGGGCGCCGGATCTTGGTAAGAGCGGGACGGTGGATACCCACACAGTGACGATGGCAGCTGCCCGCGCCGGTTTGTCTGATGTGGATGTTGCAGGTATTCAGGAGGTTGAGGTTCGGCGCGAGGCGCGCATGATCACCTCGCAGGATATCAGCGTCATCCTTCAACTGGAAATCGCAAGGCGGCTCAACATCGCAAACTGGGAAGACATTTCCATGCGGTTTTCAGACGCAATCTGGTCCGTCCCCGCTGATGCCTTGTCAGCAGAGCCTGTCAGCATTGTATCCCTCAATCTGAGCAGCCCGCTAACCAGCCAGAACGGCCTCAGCCGGTTTGAAGTGCTTCTGAGCATTGATCAGGGCAACCGCCAGCAGAAACACCGGCTGCGCGGAACCGCATTGCCTATGAGTGAAGTCACCGTACTCACCCGTCCCATTGCCCGTGGTGAAGTCATTCGCCGCGGTGATCTGGAAACCCAGCGCGTGCCACGATCCCGCGCCCAGCGCATGGAGCCAGCTTTCCCTGACAATCTGATCGGCTTTGAAGCGCGCCGCGCCATGCGCCCTGGCGTTCCGATTTCCGCAAATGATGTGCGCCCTCCAACTCTGGTGGCCCGCAATGATCGGGTCGTCATCGAATTGCGCACCGGTCGCCTTGCAATTTCTGCCGATGGCCGGGCGATGGAAGCCGGTGCCGAAGGTGACACAATCAGCGTGATCAATTCCCATTCCAAACGCGTGATCGATGCCAAGGTGATTGGCCGTGGCCGCGTTGAACTGAAGCTCCGTAAACCAACAAATCTTGCAAATCTGAGAGAGGTCGCCCAATGA
- the flgH gene encoding flagellar basal body L-ring protein FlgH, producing MTRIFRNLATLALVSTALAACGTADRLAQIGQEPPLSAIQDPTTQIGYQPVQMPMPTPTLAQYSPNSLWQSGRRTFFDDQRAGQIGDLVTVLVSITDTAAIANSTERARNGSQSMGASGAVGSLLNKVLPSGSEASAAIDLSGTGSSSGSGTVNRSETLSTRVSAVVTQVLPNGNLVIEGRQEVRVNFEVRELIVAGVVRPQDIAANNTIPSEKIAEARISYGGRGQITDVQQPRYGQQVLDIVLPF from the coding sequence ATGACCCGTATTTTTCGAAACCTGGCGACGCTCGCCCTTGTCTCCACAGCCCTTGCGGCCTGCGGCACTGCGGATAGACTGGCACAAATCGGCCAGGAACCGCCATTGTCAGCCATTCAGGATCCAACAACGCAAATCGGCTATCAGCCGGTTCAAATGCCGATGCCAACGCCGACATTGGCCCAATACAGCCCCAATTCATTGTGGCAGTCAGGGCGCAGAACCTTCTTTGATGATCAGCGCGCCGGACAAATTGGCGACCTGGTTACAGTGCTGGTCAGCATTACGGATACGGCGGCTATCGCCAACAGCACCGAACGCGCACGCAATGGCAGCCAGTCGATGGGTGCATCAGGCGCTGTAGGAAGTCTGTTGAATAAAGTGTTGCCAAGCGGTTCGGAGGCTTCAGCCGCCATCGATCTGTCCGGCACTGGAAGTTCCAGCGGCAGCGGCACCGTGAACCGGTCTGAAACCCTGAGCACGCGCGTTTCTGCGGTTGTAACCCAGGTACTGCCAAACGGGAATCTGGTGATTGAGGGCAGACAGGAAGTTCGCGTCAATTTCGAAGTTCGCGAGCTTATAGTGGCCGGTGTTGTAAGGCCGCAGGATATCGCAGCGAACAACACCATACCATCAGAGAAAATCGCCGAAGCGCGCATTTCATATGGTGGCCGAGGTCAAATTACAGATGTTCAACAGCCTCGCTACGGCCAGCAGGTGCTGGACATCGTTCTTCCATTCTAG